In Bacillus sp. DX3.1, the following proteins share a genomic window:
- the iscB gene encoding RNA-guided endonuclease IscB, which produces MRVFVKNLRGEPLMPCSTRKARLLLKQGKAKIVKYTPFTIQLQYATGETVQPVTIGVDSGAKYVGVAITTEEKVLAKGTIELRQDVKENLTLRATLRRSRRQRKTRYRKARFLNRKKKEGWLPPSIQSRTDNIIHWIEIFKSLLTSPTVIVEVGKFDVQKLKNPDIQGKEYQQGDTFGFWNTRYYVFARDKYTCQICKKKVAFCIRTM; this is translated from the coding sequence ATGCGTGTATTTGTCAAGAATTTACGAGGAGAACCGCTCATGCCTTGCAGTACTCGTAAGGCACGGCTTCTTCTCAAACAAGGAAAAGCTAAGATTGTTAAGTATACACCGTTTACCATTCAATTGCAGTATGCCACTGGTGAAACCGTGCAACCTGTTACAATTGGTGTCGATAGCGGTGCGAAATATGTGGGGGTCGCGATTACAACAGAGGAAAAAGTACTAGCGAAAGGAACCATTGAATTACGTCAGGATGTGAAAGAGAACCTTACTCTTAGAGCCACATTACGTAGAAGCCGAAGACAACGTAAAACCCGCTACCGAAAAGCACGTTTTCTCAATCGAAAAAAGAAAGAAGGCTGGCTTCCCCCATCGATTCAAAGCCGAACCGATAACATCATTCATTGGATTGAAATATTCAAATCGTTATTAACTTCTCCAACAGTCATTGTAGAAGTTGGCAAGTTTGATGTACAAAAGCTTAAGAACCCTGATATACAAGGAAAAGAATATCAACAAGGAGACACATTTGGCTTTTGGAATACAAGATACTATGTGTTTGCGAGAGACAAATATACATGTCAAATCTGTAAGAAAAAGGTGGCATTTTGCATACGCACCATGTGA